In Scomber japonicus isolate fScoJap1 chromosome 21, fScoJap1.pri, whole genome shotgun sequence, one DNA window encodes the following:
- the LOC128382169 gene encoding uncharacterized protein LOC128382169: MSVVAQSTRGWVLDARSLIDEGYSACTRRKGETNINLTCCFKKRCFQMSKSYYRETVSAAAEGGDTELLQKDDKPTKKRKRKRSELNQGEIDSQAFHEKIRSVVLEGTKCLVDSARSLGYLKGGTATLTEEKKKKEEEEKKKEEEKEKKG; the protein is encoded by the exons ATGTCCGTGGTGGCGCAGAGCACGCGGGGATGGGTTTTAGACGCACGCTCTCTCATCGATGAGGGATATTCAGCATGCACGCGACGGAAAGGAGAGACTAACATAAATCTCACGTGCTGTTTCAAAAAGCGATGTTTCCAGATGTCAAAGAGTTATTATAGAGAGACTGTGAGTGCTGCTGCAGAGGGAGGAgacacagagctgctgcagaAAGATGACAAACCTACAAAA AAAAGGAAACGAAAACGCAGCGAGCTCAACCAGGGAGAAATCGACTCACAGGCCTTTCATGAGAAG ATCAGGTCTGTCGTTCTGGAGGGAACAAAGTGCTTGGTGGATTCTGCCAGATCCCTCGGATATCTGAAGGGAGGGACAGCAACACtcacagaggagaagaagaagaaagaggaagaggagaagaagaaagaggaggagaaggagaagaaaggg